One Castanea sativa cultivar Marrone di Chiusa Pesio chromosome 4, ASM4071231v1 DNA window includes the following coding sequences:
- the LOC142631943 gene encoding uncharacterized protein LOC142631943, with protein sequence MAVQSSTAHVPSTNKPRTHFFVWREFVWGAIAGAFGEGMMHPIDTVKTRIQSQAILSASQNQKSIIQMVKTVWVADGLRGFYRGIIPGVTGSLATGATYFGVIESTKKWIEESHPGLGGHWAHFIAGALGDTLGSFVYVPCEVMKQRMQVQGTPRSWSSVIMKDNISLKPGMPMYGYYTGIFQAGCSIWKEQGPKGLYAGYWSTLARDVPFAGLMVMSYEALKDVTEYGRQKWIPNSNWHVNSSLEGLLLGGLAGGFSAYLTTPLDVIKTRLQVQGSTARYNGWFDAIHNIWKTEGTKGLFRGSIPRITWYIPASALTFMAVEFLRDHFNDHTQVASLSVDKKESSLQKVA encoded by the exons ATGGCGGTTCAGAGCTCAACTGCACATGTTCCTTCGACCAACAAACCTCGCACTCACTTCTTTG TATGGAGGGAGTTTGTATGGGGAGCTATTGCTGGTGCTTTTGGTGAAGGAATGATGCATCCAATAGACACCGTAAAGACGCGGATTCAAAGTCAAGCTATTCTAAGTGCAAGCCAA aatCAAAAGAGCATAATACAAATGGTAAAAACTGTTTGGGTTGCTGATGGATTAAGag GCTTTTATAGAGGTATAATTCCTGGGGTTACTGGGTCTCTTGCGACTGGAGCAACATATTTTGGTGTCATAGAGTCAACCAAAAAGTGGATTGAAGAATCTCATCCTGGCCTTGGTGGCCACTGGGCACATTTCATCGCTGGAGCTCTTG GAGATACACTTGGCTCTTTTGTTTATGTTCCTTGTGAAGTGATGAAGCAACGCATGCAGGTTCAAGGCACGCCAAGATCTTGGAGTTCTGTAATCATGAAAGATAACATCTCTTTGAAGCCTGGTATGCCAATGTATGGTTACTATACAGGGATTTTCCAGGCTGGCTGTTCAATATGGAAGGAACAGGGACCAAAAGGATTATATGCAGG TTACTGGTCTACACTTGCAAGGGATGTGCCTTTTGCTGGTCTAATG GTTATGTCTTATGAAGCCTTGAAAGATGTCACAGAGTATGGGAGGCAAAAATGGATACCCAATTCAAATTGGCATGTTAATAGTTCTCTGGAAGGACTTTTATTAGGAGGGTTAGCTGGTG GTTTTAGTGCATATCTAACCACTCCCTTGGATGTCATCAAAACAAGATTGCAAGTACAGGGATCGACTGCTAG GTACAATGGCTGGTTCGATGCAATTCATAACATATGGAAGACTGAAGGCACAAAGGGCTTGTTCAGGGGTAGTATCCCAAGGATTACATGGTATATTCCAGCTTCTGCTCTAACGTTCATGGCTGTGGAATTCCTTAGAGACCACTTTAATGATCACACACAAGTTGCAAGCTTGTCGGTTGACAAAAAAGAATCTTCTTTACAGAAAGTAGCTTAG